One Candidatus Limnocylindrales bacterium genomic region harbors:
- a CDS encoding carbon starvation CstA family protein: MTPSDPSRRNPLAIAAWIVVSLLGATALGTIALHRGETISSTWFLVAGLCIYAIGYRFYSAFLAARALVLDDSRLTPAHTRNDGRDFVPTNRWVVFGHHFAAIAGPGPLVGPILAAQFGYLPASLYIVIGVVIGGAVQDFTVLVGSMRRGGKSLGQIVREEIGPVGGAAALVGVMAIMLILIGVLGLVVTNAMFGSPWGTFTIAATIPIALAMGVYMTQIRPGHVLEASIGGLALVLLAVWGGRFVHDHETLRVWFDLGKPAIAICLIVYGFTASVLPVWLLLAPRDYLSAFIKIGTIGLLAAGLLWVRPEVHMPALTQFIDGTGPVFAGKLFPFCFITIACGAISGFHALISSGTTPKLLDRESDARMIGYGAMLMESFVALMALMAATVMEPGTYFAMNAPAALLGTTVADAATKIGQWGFTLDPAAFEALTRHVGENTLLSRTGGAPTLAVGMAEIFSRALGGDEMKALWYHFAIMFEALFILTTLDAGTRVGRFMMQDLLGNLWEPLGRTHSLPANILASGLIVSGWGYFLYQGVIDPLGGINSLWPLFGIANQLLAATALTAVTTLFIKSSRPRYAWLTLAPLVWLLVVTMTAGCQKIFSADLRIGFLAYASHLSTELAAGRIAAEKIASTEHVIFNNRLDAVVTAVFMGLVAIVVLDAMRVWWKTLAGRTGPEPIAAAEASL; encoded by the coding sequence ATGACGCCTTCCGATCCGTCTCGCCGAAACCCGCTCGCCATCGCTGCGTGGATCGTGGTCAGCCTTCTCGGCGCGACGGCGCTCGGAACCATTGCGCTGCACAGGGGCGAGACGATCTCGAGCACCTGGTTCCTCGTGGCGGGGCTGTGCATCTACGCGATCGGATACCGCTTCTATTCGGCGTTTCTCGCCGCCAGAGCGCTCGTCCTCGATGATTCGCGGCTTACCCCTGCGCATACCCGCAACGACGGCCGCGACTTCGTGCCGACCAATCGCTGGGTGGTGTTCGGACATCATTTCGCGGCGATCGCCGGACCCGGCCCGCTGGTCGGACCGATCCTGGCCGCGCAGTTCGGGTACCTCCCCGCGTCGCTCTACATCGTCATCGGCGTCGTCATCGGCGGCGCAGTGCAGGACTTCACCGTGCTGGTCGGCTCGATGCGGCGCGGCGGCAAGAGCCTCGGCCAGATCGTCCGCGAGGAGATCGGCCCGGTCGGCGGCGCGGCCGCGCTCGTCGGCGTGATGGCGATCATGCTGATCCTGATCGGCGTGCTCGGGCTCGTCGTCACCAATGCGATGTTCGGCAGCCCGTGGGGTACGTTCACGATCGCGGCCACCATTCCGATCGCGCTCGCGATGGGCGTCTACATGACGCAGATCCGCCCCGGCCACGTGCTCGAAGCGTCGATCGGCGGGCTCGCGCTGGTGCTGCTCGCAGTCTGGGGCGGCCGCTTCGTGCACGATCACGAGACGCTTCGCGTATGGTTCGACCTCGGCAAGCCGGCCATCGCGATCTGCCTGATCGTCTACGGCTTCACCGCGAGCGTGCTCCCGGTCTGGCTGCTGCTCGCACCGCGCGACTACCTGTCGGCGTTCATCAAGATCGGCACCATCGGCCTGCTCGCCGCCGGGCTGCTGTGGGTGCGCCCGGAAGTCCACATGCCGGCGCTCACGCAGTTCATCGACGGCACCGGCCCCGTGTTCGCCGGCAAGCTGTTCCCGTTCTGCTTCATCACGATCGCGTGCGGCGCGATCTCCGGCTTTCACGCGCTGATCTCGAGCGGCACGACGCCGAAGCTTCTCGACCGCGAGTCAGACGCCCGCATGATCGGATACGGCGCGATGCTGATGGAAAGTTTCGTCGCGCTGATGGCGCTGATGGCGGCGACCGTCATGGAGCCGGGAACGTACTTCGCGATGAACGCGCCGGCAGCGCTTCTCGGCACCACCGTCGCCGATGCGGCAACCAAAATCGGCCAGTGGGGATTCACGCTCGATCCCGCGGCGTTCGAGGCGCTCACGCGGCATGTGGGCGAGAATACGCTGCTGTCGCGAACCGGCGGCGCGCCGACGCTGGCCGTCGGCATGGCCGAGATCTTCTCGCGCGCGCTCGGCGGCGACGAGATGAAGGCGCTCTGGTACCACTTCGCGATCATGTTCGAGGCGCTGTTCATCCTGACCACGCTCGACGCCGGCACGCGCGTCGGGCGCTTCATGATGCAGGACCTGCTCGGCAACCTGTGGGAACCGCTCGGCCGCACGCATTCGCTGCCGGCCAACATCCTTGCGTCGGGCCTGATCGTCTCGGGCTGGGGATATTTCCTGTATCAGGGCGTCATCGACCCGCTCGGCGGCATCAACTCGCTGTGGCCGCTGTTCGGCATCGCCAACCAGCTTCTGGCGGCGACCGCGCTCACGGCCGTGACGACGCTGTTCATCAAGTCGAGCCGTCCGCGCTACGCATGGCTGACGCTTGCGCCGCTCGTGTGGCTTCTCGTCGTGACGATGACGGCCGGGTGCCAGAAGATTTTTTCGGCCGATCTCCGCATCGGCTTCCTTGCGTACGCATCGCACCTGTCGACGGAGCTGGCGGCCGGCCGGATTGCGGCTGAGAAGATCGCGTCGACGGAGCACGTCATTTTCAACAACCGGCTCGATGCCGTCGTGACGGCGGTCTTCATGGGACTGGTTGCGATCGTCGTTCTCGACGCCATGCGGGTGTGGTGGAAGACGCTGGCCGGGCGCACGGGCCCTGAGCCGATCGCGGCTGCCGAGGCGAGCCTGTGA